The following are encoded together in the Leuconostoc mesenteroides subsp. mesenteroides ATCC 8293 genome:
- a CDS encoding MFS transporter produces the protein MFKNIRKLTPFSLALLSIAFIMSISQSTMTTAYPILMKSFNVNASTVQWLTTGFMVAMTLVMPLSPWLLDNVSLRKLLNGIVALFLLGTFLAMVTPNFTGIIIGRLLEGLAVGALFPTFQSVIMENTDKNQRGLAMGVVGLVMGSALAVGPIISGVVLQWISWRALFMLFFVILLILIIVLQNKIENTHTMKPSEFDWFSAITLLGFGGILYDISIIPTSGINFSWWLILIISVSLLAIFIVRQVKLPQPFLDLAVLKYRGYVPAMFLTGLSYSGLIIATVLMPLFYQKVFHFSPLWSGLLMVPAAIFLSQLNPRSGAMLNRIGLKKLVYIGMAMMLVGYAILGTLGSFSWIACLIAAMLLEGGNAFIMMPAITAANNALPKNLVSHGTAIITTMRQVIGAGSVVVASILITAINTNSSFVHALLMTSRWFIVVPLIGLLLTVRIKSN, from the coding sequence ATGTTTAAAAACATCAGAAAATTAACACCATTTTCACTTGCGTTATTATCGATTGCATTTATCATGTCGATTAGTCAGTCTACTATGACAACGGCTTATCCGATTTTGATGAAAAGTTTTAATGTTAATGCGAGCACTGTTCAGTGGTTAACAACAGGTTTTATGGTTGCAATGACACTAGTCATGCCGCTAAGTCCTTGGCTTTTGGATAATGTGTCCTTACGTAAATTACTCAATGGAATTGTAGCCCTCTTTTTACTAGGAACGTTTTTGGCTATGGTTACACCCAACTTTACCGGTATTATTATCGGTCGGTTGTTAGAAGGTTTAGCGGTGGGGGCCTTATTTCCAACATTTCAAAGTGTCATCATGGAAAATACTGATAAAAATCAACGAGGTCTAGCTATGGGCGTAGTTGGTTTAGTTATGGGTTCAGCCTTAGCTGTTGGTCCGATTATTTCTGGCGTGGTCCTGCAATGGATTTCTTGGCGTGCTTTATTTATGTTATTTTTTGTCATATTGCTGATTTTGATTATTGTTTTGCAAAATAAAATAGAAAACACGCACACTATGAAACCATCTGAATTCGATTGGTTTTCGGCTATAACCTTACTCGGATTTGGCGGCATTTTGTATGACATTTCAATCATTCCAACATCAGGAATTAACTTCTCGTGGTGGTTGATTTTAATAATTAGTGTCAGTTTATTAGCCATATTTATCGTTCGTCAAGTAAAATTACCTCAACCGTTTTTAGATTTAGCGGTGCTCAAATATAGAGGCTATGTTCCAGCTATGTTTTTAACGGGATTATCATATTCAGGACTAATTATTGCAACGGTTCTGATGCCTTTGTTTTATCAAAAAGTTTTTCATTTTAGCCCATTGTGGTCAGGACTACTCATGGTACCTGCAGCAATCTTTCTCAGCCAATTGAATCCAAGATCAGGGGCGATGCTCAACAGAATTGGGTTAAAAAAATTAGTTTATATTGGTATGGCAATGATGCTTGTAGGGTATGCGATTTTGGGTACTTTAGGGTCATTTTCGTGGATAGCGTGTTTGATAGCAGCTATGTTACTTGAAGGTGGCAATGCTTTCATTATGATGCCCGCAATTACTGCGGCAAATAACGCACTACCTAAAAATTTAGTTAGTCATGGTACTGCGATTATTACTACGATGCGTCAAGTCATTGGTGCAGGAAGTGTGGTTGTTGCTTCTATTTTAATCACCGCAATTAATACCAATTCATCATTTGTACATGCGTTGTTAATGACAAGTCGCTGGTTTATTGTTGTGCCACTCATTGGATTACTACTGACAGTCAGAATCAAGTCGAATTAA
- a CDS encoding cation:proton antiporter, translated as MINVLLLITVTLFFGKVAVKLGLSEVIGQLLAGIVLGMSFLNVVHSTHLVHVLSEIGIFILMLSSGLASDMKTMKKYVKASSLIAIMGVVIPMIAFPIAFILMGYSVSVSLFSGIVFSATSISITLAVLAEQKKLTSAVGAIILSAAIIDDVISLLAVTLFSVFIGNGGFNMSSLLPLIAFVIGIFLRKTLIADQIFENTNRVGQWIFYPMFFGSIGLNVSIGQLNNKIVAIVLFILLAIITKFVGSWIGAKISGLNDTAAKAIGAGMVSRGEMALVITQIGLSSQVISAAVSGELILVIIFSTLIAPILMKPLFANI; from the coding sequence ATGATAAATGTTCTATTATTAATCACAGTAACTCTATTTTTCGGGAAAGTAGCTGTAAAACTAGGCCTTTCAGAGGTCATAGGTCAATTACTTGCTGGCATTGTCTTGGGCATGAGCTTTTTAAACGTCGTTCATAGCACACATTTAGTTCATGTGCTGTCTGAAATTGGTATTTTTATATTGATGCTAAGTTCTGGATTGGCGTCAGATATGAAAACAATGAAAAAATATGTCAAAGCTTCATCATTAATAGCAATCATGGGTGTTGTTATTCCGATGATTGCATTTCCAATTGCGTTTATTTTAATGGGATATAGTGTATCAGTCTCTTTGTTTTCGGGTATAGTTTTTTCTGCCACATCAATATCAATTACATTAGCTGTTTTAGCTGAGCAAAAAAAATTAACATCAGCAGTTGGCGCAATAATATTGTCAGCCGCCATAATTGACGATGTCATTTCATTGCTAGCCGTTACTTTATTTTCCGTATTTATTGGTAATGGTGGCTTCAATATGAGTAGCCTGTTACCATTAATTGCTTTTGTTATCGGCATTTTTCTGAGGAAAACATTGATTGCGGATCAAATATTCGAAAATACAAATCGGGTTGGACAGTGGATTTTTTATCCTATGTTCTTTGGATCAATAGGCTTGAATGTTTCGATAGGACAATTGAACAATAAAATTGTAGCGATTGTCTTATTTATTTTGTTAGCGATTATCACAAAATTTGTTGGATCATGGATTGGAGCTAAAATATCTGGCTTGAACGATACAGCTGCAAAAGCTATTGGTGCGGGTATGGTATCGAGAGGGGAAATGGCATTAGTCATTACACAGATAGGTTTATCATCACAAGTCATTAGCGCTGCAGTCTCAGGGGAGCTTATCTTGGTGATTATTTTTTCTACGCTCATTGCGCCAATTTTAATGAAACCATTATTTGCTAACATATAA
- a CDS encoding DMT family transporter gives MKKQGIICGVLSATLFGISGILASILFRNQNINPEWLVGVRMSLSGIILLIVLFCFSGRRVFEIWLNKRDVVLIILYGIVGVLLAQSSFFLSVYFGDAATATILQSLGPTIIVILLSLATRTLPSRLDIWSILIALTGVFLLITNGNINQLVVNSKALFWGILSAFGLAAYTLIPKPLLEKQSPLVVVAWGLLVGGTAENFFHPIWYIPSQVSTKDWIIMVFIIIAGTLLPYALYVMSLSQLKPTTASLLSTIEPMVATLLSVTLLHVHLRMFQVLGILFIISTIFLISLPLERIFKKRLSDPKIN, from the coding sequence ATGAAAAAGCAGGGCATAATTTGTGGGGTTTTAAGTGCGACTTTATTTGGGATTAGTGGCATATTGGCAAGTATTTTATTTCGTAATCAAAATATTAATCCGGAGTGGCTGGTTGGTGTCAGAATGAGCTTGTCAGGAATAATTTTGTTAATTGTATTATTTTGTTTTTCAGGCCGTCGGGTTTTTGAAATATGGTTGAACAAAAGAGATGTTGTTCTAATTATTTTATACGGTATCGTTGGTGTTTTGTTAGCACAATCCAGTTTCTTTTTATCTGTATACTTTGGTGACGCAGCAACAGCAACCATTCTGCAATCACTTGGCCCAACTATCATTGTTATTTTATTGAGCTTAGCGACGAGAACGCTACCTTCTCGCTTAGATATTTGGTCAATTCTGATTGCCTTAACTGGTGTATTTTTGTTAATTACTAATGGCAACATCAATCAGTTAGTAGTAAACTCTAAAGCTTTATTTTGGGGTATACTATCTGCATTTGGTTTAGCTGCGTATACACTTATTCCAAAACCTTTGCTTGAAAAACAGTCACCCTTGGTTGTAGTTGCTTGGGGGTTATTGGTGGGTGGAACAGCTGAGAACTTTTTTCATCCCATTTGGTATATACCATCTCAGGTGAGCACTAAAGACTGGATTATCATGGTGTTTATTATTATAGCTGGCACATTACTACCATATGCTTTATATGTTATGAGCCTGAGCCAATTAAAACCTACTACAGCAAGTTTATTATCTACCATTGAGCCGATGGTGGCGACTCTTTTGTCGGTGACACTTTTACACGTTCACTTAAGGATGTTTCAAGTTTTAGGAATCTTGTTCATTATTTCAACAATATTTTTAATCAGCTTACCCCTCGAACGTATCTTTAAAAAAAGGCTTAGTGATCCCAAAATAAATTAA
- the budA gene encoding acetolactate decarboxylase — protein MTTIYQHGTLAQLVARQMSGTITVAEMLEHGDTGIGTFEGLNGEAIFLNGEAYQADSTGKVHHITDKQTTLPFASIHFDQPEASQKLPFKKIKYSNLTQNLKDEQLFNVFSALKLHGEFAHVHVRIVTKQEKPYPSLLQVAEQQPEFKADNITGTLVGYYAPKVFGGPTAAGWHLHFLSDDLTFAGHVLDFEATDVDGTLEVFDNFLQHLPINNADFRSMNQDIAGLDKAIEASEGGKN, from the coding sequence ATGACAACAATATATCAACATGGTACATTAGCACAATTAGTAGCGCGCCAAATGTCAGGGACAATAACAGTCGCTGAAATGTTGGAACATGGGGACACTGGCATTGGTACTTTTGAGGGCCTCAATGGTGAAGCTATTTTTCTAAACGGGGAAGCCTATCAAGCTGATAGTACAGGAAAAGTTCACCACATTACTGATAAACAAACTACATTACCTTTTGCATCAATCCATTTTGATCAACCGGAGGCAAGCCAAAAATTACCTTTTAAAAAAATAAAATATAGTAATTTGACTCAGAACTTGAAAGATGAGCAGTTATTTAACGTTTTCTCTGCCTTAAAACTGCATGGTGAGTTTGCCCACGTTCACGTTCGTATTGTAACAAAACAAGAGAAGCCATATCCAAGTTTGTTACAAGTAGCTGAACAGCAGCCTGAATTCAAAGCAGACAACATAACTGGTACATTAGTTGGATATTATGCACCAAAAGTTTTTGGCGGTCCAACCGCAGCAGGGTGGCATTTACACTTTTTGTCAGATGATTTAACCTTTGCTGGGCACGTTTTGGATTTTGAAGCAACAGATGTCGATGGTACTTTAGAAGTTTTTGATAACTTTTTGCAACATCTACCTATTAATAATGCTGACTTTAGAAGCATGAATCAGGATATAGCTGGTTTGGATAAAGCCATTGAGGCCAGTGAAGGCGGAAAAAATTAG
- a CDS encoding MurR/RpiR family transcriptional regulator produces MANNIIAQLRAQRKQYNTTEQKLIDFIINHVSEAREANIQEMSELSGVSTATISRFVKKIGLESFREFSVSLASAATQMAASVDLFGEIADTDDTIAVAQKVFGGAENALAATVSNLTATQLDEATLALISARRVGFFGIGGSSIVAFNAYHKFLRTPIDVIAHPDYDVQLMQAVKLNSNDTAVVISHSGRNKDTLLIAKKLHEQHVKIIAVTSFKDSPLAKLADLVLLSLAEEVNFRSESMSSLIAQLTIIDTLFTLVGSHLSQDTQSVVDTMRDVIEETRSH; encoded by the coding sequence ATGGCAAATAACATCATAGCCCAATTACGGGCACAACGTAAACAATATAATACAACTGAACAAAAATTAATTGATTTCATTATTAATCATGTTAGTGAAGCTCGAGAGGCCAACATTCAGGAAATGTCTGAATTATCAGGTGTTTCTACCGCCACTATTTCACGTTTTGTCAAAAAAATCGGCTTAGAATCATTTCGTGAATTTTCTGTTTCACTAGCAAGTGCTGCCACGCAAATGGCAGCATCTGTCGATTTATTTGGAGAAATAGCTGATACGGATGATACCATTGCGGTTGCTCAAAAAGTTTTTGGCGGTGCAGAAAATGCTTTAGCAGCAACCGTTAGTAACTTAACAGCAACACAGTTGGACGAAGCCACATTAGCTTTAATATCAGCTCGTCGCGTTGGCTTTTTTGGTATCGGTGGATCATCTATTGTTGCTTTTAATGCTTACCATAAGTTCTTGCGTACTCCAATTGACGTCATCGCTCATCCAGATTACGATGTTCAATTAATGCAAGCCGTTAAACTTAATTCAAATGATACTGCAGTTGTTATTTCACATTCCGGTCGAAATAAAGACACACTTCTCATCGCAAAAAAGTTGCACGAACAACATGTTAAAATTATCGCAGTAACTTCATTTAAAGATTCGCCGCTAGCAAAACTAGCGGATCTAGTATTATTATCATTGGCAGAAGAAGTTAATTTCCGAAGTGAATCCATGAGTTCGTTAATCGCACAACTTACAATCATCGATACTTTATTTACTTTAGTTGGTTCACATTTATCGCAAGATACTCAGAGTGTTGTTGATACCATGCGCGATGTTATTGAAGAAACAAGATCACATTAA
- the gnd gene encoding phosphogluconate dehydrogenase (NAD(+)-dependent, decarboxylating), with protein sequence MKFAMIGLGKMGLNLVKNAVDNGHEVVAFDLNADFVKEATDYSASVEAASDIDDMLSKLPSPKAVWVMVPAGVPTNSTIDTLIEKMDKGDIIIDGGNSNYKDNLEQNKRTSAAGIKFFDAGTSGGMNGARNGGNFMIGGDDAEAWKIIEPLFKSISEEDGYLYTGRLGSGHYLKMVHNGIEYGMMQAIAEGFEVLEASQFDYDYEAVSKLWNHGSVIRSWLMELAEEQFAKDPHLDAIAGRMHSSGEGKWTVQESLDLDVPAPVIYLSLAMRYRSLQDDTFTGKVVSALRNGFGGHAMDAAK encoded by the coding sequence ATGAAGTTTGCGATGATCGGCCTTGGTAAGATGGGCTTGAACTTGGTAAAGAACGCCGTTGATAACGGTCACGAAGTTGTTGCGTTTGATTTAAACGCTGACTTTGTTAAGGAAGCAACTGACTATTCAGCATCAGTTGAAGCTGCTTCTGACATTGATGATATGTTGTCAAAGTTGCCATCTCCAAAGGCAGTTTGGGTTATGGTGCCAGCTGGTGTACCAACTAACTCAACAATCGATACATTGATTGAGAAGATGGACAAGGGTGACATCATTATTGATGGTGGTAACTCTAACTACAAGGATAACTTGGAACAAAACAAGCGCACATCTGCTGCTGGTATTAAGTTCTTTGATGCCGGAACTTCTGGTGGAATGAATGGTGCCCGTAATGGTGGTAACTTCATGATTGGTGGCGATGATGCCGAAGCTTGGAAGATCATCGAACCTTTGTTTAAGTCAATTTCTGAAGAAGATGGTTACTTGTACACAGGTCGTTTGGGTTCAGGTCACTACTTGAAGATGGTTCACAATGGTATCGAATACGGTATGATGCAAGCAATTGCTGAAGGATTCGAAGTATTGGAAGCCTCACAATTTGACTACGACTATGAAGCTGTTTCAAAGTTGTGGAACCACGGATCAGTTATCCGTTCATGGTTGATGGAATTGGCTGAAGAACAATTCGCCAAGGATCCACATTTGGATGCTATCGCTGGTCGTATGCATTCTTCAGGTGAAGGTAAGTGGACAGTTCAAGAATCATTGGACTTGGACGTACCTGCACCAGTTATCTACTTATCATTAGCAATGCGTTACCGTTCATTGCAAGATGACACATTTACTGGTAAGGTTGTTTCAGCTTTGCGTAACGGCTTCGGCGGTCACGCAATGGACGCAGCTAAGTAA
- the gntK gene encoding gluconokinase: protein MEYMIGVDIGTTSTKAVLFDDKNVVVASANKSYALYRDLPDMAEEDLDELFEALVSALSEVVRVADLNKGNQITAVSFSSAMHSLIAFDEDWNPLTRAITWADTRAVKYTEELKANGIGQQIYKNTGTPIHPMAPLSKLLWLKSEHTDIYQKAAHYLGIKEYLFHRLFGSNKMDISIASGTGLFNIFNLDWDDQALSVTGVRKEQLPQPVEPYEYETSMFEKYAALIGLPANTPFVYGAGDGPLSNLGVNAVKPGVAAITIGTSGAIRVVSEQPVIDPKGRTFTYALDKDNWVVGGPVNNGGDVFRWARDNMFDAEKSTAALLGKDSYDLLTEIAERIPAGSEGLIFHPYLGGERAPIWDANARGSFFGLNHGHTRAHMLRAVLEGITFNVFMVSLALEEVVGDLKSIQATGGFARSPLWRQMFADIFEQPVTVPEAFESGALAAVIVAQKALGKIDSLYEIEKYIGAANTYFPEPKNFEAYRELAPIFIRLSRQLQTEYQNIANYQRKHSK from the coding sequence ATGGAGTATATGATAGGAGTTGATATCGGCACGACATCAACGAAGGCAGTTCTGTTTGATGATAAGAACGTTGTCGTAGCAAGTGCGAATAAAAGTTATGCTTTGTACCGTGATTTGCCTGATATGGCTGAAGAAGATCTTGATGAACTTTTTGAGGCATTGGTTTCCGCATTATCAGAGGTTGTACGTGTAGCTGATTTGAATAAAGGTAATCAGATTACTGCCGTATCATTTAGTTCAGCAATGCACTCATTAATTGCATTTGATGAAGATTGGAACCCATTGACACGCGCCATTACTTGGGCAGATACGCGTGCGGTGAAATACACCGAAGAATTGAAGGCCAACGGTATAGGCCAACAAATTTATAAAAATACCGGTACACCTATCCATCCAATGGCGCCATTGTCCAAGCTATTATGGTTAAAATCAGAACATACTGATATTTATCAAAAAGCAGCGCATTATTTGGGCATTAAGGAATACTTATTCCATCGACTTTTTGGTTCAAATAAGATGGACATTTCTATTGCTTCTGGAACTGGTTTGTTCAACATTTTTAATTTGGATTGGGATGACCAAGCCTTGTCAGTAACTGGTGTTCGTAAAGAACAGCTGCCACAACCAGTTGAACCTTATGAATACGAAACAAGTATGTTTGAAAAATATGCTGCGTTGATTGGTCTTCCAGCAAACACACCATTTGTTTACGGTGCCGGTGATGGGCCACTTTCAAACCTAGGTGTTAACGCAGTTAAACCTGGTGTTGCGGCAATTACAATTGGTACTTCAGGTGCTATTCGAGTCGTGTCAGAGCAACCGGTTATCGACCCTAAAGGTCGTACGTTCACCTATGCTTTGGATAAAGATAATTGGGTTGTGGGTGGTCCTGTTAATAATGGTGGGGATGTCTTCCGTTGGGCACGTGATAATATGTTTGATGCTGAAAAATCAACAGCTGCCTTACTTGGAAAAGATTCCTATGATTTGTTAACGGAAATTGCCGAGCGTATTCCAGCTGGGTCCGAGGGGTTGATTTTTCATCCATACCTAGGTGGTGAACGTGCACCAATTTGGGATGCCAATGCGCGAGGATCGTTCTTTGGTCTTAATCATGGGCATACGCGTGCACATATGTTACGCGCAGTATTAGAAGGTATTACTTTTAATGTGTTTATGGTTAGCTTGGCACTCGAAGAAGTTGTAGGTGATTTGAAATCAATCCAAGCAACGGGTGGCTTCGCACGCTCACCACTATGGCGGCAAATGTTTGCGGATATTTTTGAACAACCTGTCACAGTTCCAGAGGCATTTGAATCTGGGGCGCTGGCCGCAGTTATTGTTGCACAAAAAGCACTAGGAAAAATTGATAGTTTATATGAGATTGAGAAATACATTGGGGCAGCTAATACGTATTTTCCTGAGCCAAAAAACTTTGAAGCCTATCGAGAATTAGCACCAATCTTTATCCGATTATCTCGTCAATTGCAGACAGAATATCAAAATATTGCTAATTATCAAAGGAAGCATTCAAAATAG
- a CDS encoding gluconate:H+ symporter, with protein MEFVMLIVSILILLILIAKLKLNTFVSLIITAFILALLLGMKPMEIPSAVLGSEGVGNILGPNSVIFIFGGMIGRLVADAGGSYRIAKTLIDWFGVKRLQWAVLIASFIIGISMIFGVGMVLLIPIVFAVAIEAGVPLLYLGISMTAALSSAQGFLPPQPAPTAVASALGANIGMMLIFGLIVSVITAVVAGPAFTKLAQKYAPDAFQFKTEIEAVGPAKKYDLDATPKFGLSVLTSVFPLIFMIIATIYKLIYTGGVTPKNPNTIDQIVEFVANPAVAMTIALVFAIFTMGIWQKKTMVEVGKSLNEGMSAVAGILLIVGGGGALRGVLVTSGLSDKIATIFQAGGAMSPIAIVLFAWAVAAVLRVSVGSATVAGMTAAGIVTGILAANPGNTLLPVFVALAIGAGSLIASHVNDAGFWIFKEFFDLSVKQTFQIWTVLETIISVTGLIIILILTSVFA; from the coding sequence ATGGAATTTGTTATGTTGATTGTGTCAATTTTGATTTTGCTTATTTTGATTGCAAAGTTAAAGTTAAACACATTTGTTTCACTAATTATTACTGCTTTTATTCTTGCCTTGTTGCTTGGCATGAAGCCCATGGAGATACCAAGTGCCGTGCTTGGTAGTGAAGGAGTAGGAAATATTCTTGGTCCAAACTCGGTAATCTTTATTTTTGGTGGTATGATTGGTCGTTTAGTCGCTGATGCAGGTGGATCATACCGTATTGCCAAAACATTGATTGATTGGTTTGGTGTTAAGCGTCTGCAGTGGGCAGTATTGATCGCATCGTTTATTATTGGTATCTCAATGATTTTTGGTGTTGGTATGGTGTTGTTAATTCCAATCGTATTTGCTGTTGCTATTGAAGCTGGCGTGCCATTGCTTTACTTAGGTATCTCAATGACAGCTGCCTTAAGTTCGGCACAAGGATTTTTGCCACCACAGCCGGCGCCAACAGCTGTTGCCTCAGCTTTAGGTGCTAATATTGGAATGATGTTGATTTTTGGTTTGATTGTATCAGTAATTACTGCAGTTGTGGCCGGCCCAGCATTTACAAAATTAGCACAAAAATATGCACCAGATGCTTTTCAATTTAAAACAGAAATTGAAGCAGTTGGACCCGCAAAAAAGTATGACTTGGATGCGACACCAAAGTTCGGTTTGTCCGTACTAACTTCTGTCTTTCCATTGATATTCATGATCATTGCTACAATTTATAAGTTAATTTACACAGGTGGTGTAACGCCAAAGAACCCAAATACAATTGATCAAATTGTCGAGTTTGTGGCTAATCCTGCAGTAGCTATGACAATCGCACTAGTTTTTGCTATTTTTACAATGGGTATTTGGCAAAAGAAAACAATGGTTGAAGTAGGAAAATCATTGAACGAAGGAATGTCAGCTGTTGCTGGAATTTTGTTAATTGTTGGTGGTGGTGGCGCCTTGCGTGGTGTCTTGGTTACCTCGGGGTTGTCTGACAAGATTGCGACGATTTTCCAAGCTGGTGGTGCCATGAGTCCGATTGCTATTGTTTTGTTTGCTTGGGCTGTTGCGGCAGTCTTACGAGTTTCAGTTGGTTCAGCTACAGTGGCTGGTATGACTGCGGCGGGGATTGTTACGGGTATTTTAGCCGCCAATCCTGGTAACACATTATTGCCAGTATTCGTAGCGTTAGCTATTGGTGCCGGGTCATTAATAGCTTCACACGTGAACGATGCAGGATTTTGGATTTTTAAAGAATTTTTCGACTTATCAGTTAAGCAGACATTCCAAATTTGGACTGTTTTGGAAACAATTATTTCCGTAACTGGTTTGATTATTATTTTGATTTTAACGTCAGTATTTGCTTAA
- a CDS encoding APC family permease: MSESKTRTGWLHKATPASFTTSDRHLRKTLGVKEMLALGIGTIVSTAIFTLPGIVAANHAGPAVAISFVIAAIVSGLAAFAYAEFASALPFAGSAYSWANVVFGEVFGWIAGWALLAEYFIAVAFVASGWSANFKLFLGSHNLVLPKALAGSFAAGNGGVIDIASLFAVLIVAVLLWRGTNTTARVENVLVVGKVLVILIFIGVGLTAIHPGNYVPFIPAHKAGTDFGGWSGIFAGASQIFLAYIGFDSIAASSAEAKDPKKTMPRGIIGSLIVATILFVTVALVLVGMFHYTEYKDNAAPAAWALLHSGHEFTSNLLSVVALIGMFTAIIGMMLAGSRLLYAFGRDGLLPSFLGKVNDKGLPNNALLVLSVIAILIGSVFSFTELAGLISAGTLIAFIIVSLGIYALRPREGKDIQEPGFKMPFYPVMPALAALGSGFIFYELDNQAKIYAFGWFVVGIIIYAVYGSKHSKLSQK; the protein is encoded by the coding sequence ATGTCAGAATCAAAAACAAGAACAGGGTGGCTACATAAAGCGACTCCTGCTAGTTTTACCACTAGTGATCGACATCTACGTAAGACGTTAGGTGTTAAAGAAATGTTAGCTTTAGGTATTGGGACTATCGTATCTACAGCTATCTTTACCTTACCAGGTATTGTTGCAGCTAACCATGCTGGACCAGCGGTTGCAATTTCATTCGTAATTGCGGCAATTGTTTCAGGACTTGCTGCGTTTGCTTATGCGGAGTTTGCTTCGGCATTACCATTTGCCGGATCAGCTTATTCTTGGGCAAACGTTGTCTTTGGTGAAGTATTTGGCTGGATTGCCGGTTGGGCACTTTTGGCGGAATATTTCATTGCTGTCGCTTTCGTGGCTTCAGGGTGGTCAGCAAACTTCAAATTATTCCTTGGCTCACATAACTTAGTATTGCCAAAGGCTTTGGCTGGTTCATTTGCTGCTGGAAATGGCGGTGTCATTGACATAGCTTCACTATTTGCGGTTTTGATTGTCGCAGTATTGCTATGGCGCGGAACAAACACGACGGCTCGTGTTGAAAATGTGCTGGTTGTTGGTAAAGTATTAGTTATCTTAATCTTTATTGGTGTTGGTTTAACAGCTATTCACCCTGGTAATTATGTACCATTTATACCTGCTCATAAGGCAGGCACTGATTTTGGTGGTTGGTCGGGTATATTCGCAGGTGCTTCACAAATTTTCTTAGCCTACATTGGATTTGATTCAATTGCTGCTAGTTCAGCTGAAGCAAAGGATCCCAAAAAGACCATGCCTCGAGGTATCATTGGTTCATTAATTGTAGCAACAATCCTTTTCGTGACAGTAGCGCTTGTATTAGTTGGTATGTTCCACTATACAGAGTATAAAGACAATGCCGCTCCTGCTGCCTGGGCATTATTGCACTCAGGTCATGAATTTACATCTAATTTGTTATCAGTGGTTGCCTTAATCGGTATGTTTACAGCAATTATTGGTATGATGCTGGCTGGTTCACGATTGCTTTACGCCTTCGGTCGTGACGGTTTGTTACCAAGTTTCTTAGGAAAAGTTAATGATAAAGGATTACCTAACAATGCTTTGTTAGTATTGTCAGTCATTGCTATCTTGATTGGATCAGTATTTAGCTTTACTGAATTAGCTGGTTTGATCTCTGCCGGTACATTGATTGCCTTTATCATTGTTTCTCTTGGTATTTATGCATTACGTCCTCGTGAAGGTAAAGATATACAAGAACCTGGCTTCAAAATGCCATTTTACCCAGTGATGCCAGCATTGGCCGCATTGGGATCTGGATTTATTTTCTATGAGTTGGATAATCAAGCAAAGATTTATGCCTTTGGTTGGTTTGTGGTCGGTATAATCATTTATGCCGTTTACGGTTCTAAGCATAGTAAGTTGTCTCAAAAATAA